The Sulfurimonas sp. HSL-1716 sequence GATCATAGCGAGTTCAATCTGTACAGTATTGCCGAAGAATTAAGCGAGTTCAAACCTATACTCGTTATGCAATCGGTCGTGAACAAAGATCTGTTGGACAAGACTTTTGAAAAACATCGTCCCGATATCATTATACATGCAGCAGCGTATAAGCATGTGCCTTTGGTCGAAGACAATATATCCGAAGCCATTATCAATAATGTTGTCGGAACAAAGAATGCAATCGATTGTGCCATAAAGCACAAAGTAAAAAAATTCGTACTTATATCCACAGATAAAGCCGTGCGTCCTACAAACGTCATGGGCACGACCAAAAGGATATGCGAGCTGTATGCACAAAATGCGAATGCGACATCTTCGGATAATAGAGATCAAAACAGTACAGAGATCGTGGCGGTCAGATTTGGAAACGTTCTTGGAAGCAGCGGAAGCGTGATACCGAAATTTAAAGCCCAAATAGAAAACGGCGGTCCGGTCACGGTCACGCATCCTGATATAACTAGATATTTTATGCTGATACCAGAAGCATGCGAACTTGTACTTCAAGCCGGAGCCATAGGCAGCGGCGGAGAGATATTCATACTTGATATGGGTGATCCCGTGAAGATCACGGACTTGGCAAAACGAATGATCACATTGTCGGGCAATAATGACATTAAGATAGAGTTCAGCGGACTAAGGGCGGGAGAAAAACTGTATGAAGAACTGCTCATCGACGACAGCGATGCAAAAACGCAGTATGAATCTATAACCGTTGCAGGAAAGACACACTATGATATAGAAAAATTAAATCAAGATATTCATGAACTGCTTGATACTCAGGACAAGCTCAAAAAGCTCAAAGAGATAGTGCCGGAATTTAATCATAAATCATGACAAAATGCAATAAATTTTGAAAAATATTTATTTTTGTTCTATAGTGTTCTTATCTCAAAAAAAGGAAAGAAAATGAAAGTTTTCGTCATAGTGGCTATTTTAGCCGGTTTGTTGTTTGGTGCGGTCGATATAAATACGGCAGGTAAAGATGAGCTGATGAGTTTAAAAGGGATAGGTATAAAAAAAGCCGATGCTATTTTAAAATATAGAAAGACGCATTGTTTTAAGAGTATCGAAGATCTGACAATAGTTAAAGGTATCGGACCAAAATTTATCGAAAAGAACAAAAAAGCGCTGAGTGCTTCAGTGTGTAAGAACTAAATCATATCTGAGATGCTATAATTACGTCACTTATAGCAAAGAGATACAGATATGATTTTAATGATTGACAATTATGATAGTTTTACCTATAACATAGTCCAGTATTGTCTGGAGCTCGGGGCAGATTTGAAAGTCATAAGAAACGATGAACTTACTTTGGAGGAGATCAAAGCCCTAAAACCTGAGAAGATCATTGTCTCTCCTGGTCCGGCAACCCCCGATGATGCTGGGATAACTCTGGAAGTTATAGATTATTTCAAAGACAAGCTTCCTATTCTGGGCATATGTTTGGGCCATCAAAGTATTGCACAGGTCTACGGAGCGAATGTGGTGCGTGCAAAAAATATGATGCATGGAAAAACATCGATTATGCAGCAGTCGGCTGAATGCGATATATTTAAAAAGATTCCGGAGCAGTTTCGTGCGACAAGGTATCATTCATTGATTGTTGAAAAAGACTCTCTTCCAAACGTGATCGAACCGACGGCGTATAGCATGGATGATGATGAGATCATGGCCCTTCGTATTAAAGATAAACCGATTTTCGGTGTACAGTTTCATCCTGAATCCATAATGAGCGAATTTGGTTACGAGATAATAGGAAACTTCTTAAAATTATGAAGAAATATCTCATCTTATTCCTAATTTTAGGATTAGATGCTCTTTTTTTATTATATGAAACTTCGCAGCTGTCGATAGGCTATAGTGAAGTTACTCTGCTTAACGGCGGTTTCTCTGTATTAAAGTATATAGAAGAGTTTTCTTTAGCGACATTTGGACAAAATGATGTAGCTCTTAGATTGCCGATGATATTGCTGCATCTCTCAAGTGCACTTCTGCTTTTTCACTTTTCCAAGAAATATCTAAAATATGATAGAGACAGATTATGGCTGCTGGTCGTATTCATACTTCTTCCGGGTGTTTTAAGCTCTTCTATAGTGGTAAACAGTGCCGGTCTTGTTATTTTTTCACTGTTTTTGTATTTAAACCTTTATAGCATAAATCCATATTTTAAGTATTTATTATTAGTACCTATCTGGTTTGTAAGCCCGAGTATAATATTTTTGTATTTAGGGTTGATGTTTTATGCGATAAAGGAGAAAAACTATCGGTTTGCGCTCCTTAATCTTTTTCTTTTTTCTTCATCCTTATATGTTAACGGCTTTGATACGACCGGCCTTCCTAAAGGGCATTTTTTAGATACGCTTGCTATCTATTCCGCTATTTTTACCCCGATAGTATTTGTGTATATATTTTATATTTTATATAGAAGATATGTAACTTCAAGAGAAGATATTCTCTGGTATATATCGTCTACGGCTTTTATGATCTCTTTATTACTATCTTTTAGGCAAAGACTTCATCTGGAAAACTTTGCTCCATATATTTTGCTGGCTTTACCGATAGCGGCACAAACATTTTATCATTCGTACAGGGTAAGACTCAAACAATTTAGAGGAACATACAAGACGATATTCATAATTTCACTTCTGTTTTTATCATTGAACGCTACGATGGTATTATTTAATAAATATATTTACTGCTTTTTAGATGATCCGCAAGAGCATTTTGCATATGATATGCATATCGCAAAAGATCTGGCAGAAAAATTAAAGGAAAAAAATATTGCCTGCGTGAATGCAAACAATAAAAAACTGCAATTAAGATTGAAGTTTTATGAGATAGGTTATTGTCAAGGTAATACACTCTCAAAAATCAAACATAAAGACTCGATTAATGTAACTATAAGTTACAAAGGCTGTAAAGTATACAAAACTTATGTTACAAAAATTAACAAATAAAACTATAAATACTACTAAGAATTATAAATACAACGTATCAAAAAGATAATTTATGCTACAATCATCCCCAAATATTCAACTATAAGTAAGGAGTTGCAATGGCTCAAAGAGCGATTCGTGAATACGACGGTAAAGCAATTTTCTCGAAACACTGGGAAAAGTATTTCAGCGGGTTTCACTACGGATTTAAATCTGTACTGGTGACCAGCGGTGCTGAATTAAAAGCAAAAGCTGAGGAGCATGGTTTTGAATGGCTAAAACAAGAACCTCTTGTAGCAAAACCGGATATGCTTTTCGGTAAGCGTGGTAAAAATGATCTTGTTCTATTTAAAACAAACAAACCTGGTGACGTAACATTAGCCGATGCCGCTGCATGGATAGATGAAAAAATGTCTCACACGACTACACTGCTTTCAGGGCAACATGGACAGTTGACTCATTTTATAGTTGAGCCTTTCACTCCTCACTCACAAGAGCAAGAATACTACATCTCTGCAACAACTGTCGGTGAAGACGATGTACTTTATATGTCAGCAGAAGGCGGTATGGAAGTAGAAGAAGGCTGGGATGAAAAAGTAAATGAAGTACATATCCCGATCAATATGAGCGATGGCGATATCGAGCATGCAGTAAAAGCTAATATCCCTTCAGATATTCCTGAAGCGAATAAAGCGACTTTTGCATCATTTGCAATACAGTTCTTTAAATTTTACAGAGATTTGAACTTTGCGTACTTAGAGATCAACCCGATCGTTATGCTGGATAATAACGAAATGGCTATTTTGGACCTAGTGGCTCGTCTGGACGATACTGCAGGCTTTATGATGAGAGATTCTTGGGGTGCGATAGAGTTCCCGACGGCGTTTGGCATGGAAGACCAATCTCCTGAAGAAAAAGCGATTGCAGAAGCAGATGCGAAATCCGGTGCTTCACTTAAACTTACTATTCTTAACCCTATGGGAAGAATCTGGACTATGGTTGCAGGCGGTGGCGCTTCGGTCGTTTACGCCGATACTATTGCTGACCTTTCGGGTAATGTTTCAGACCTTGCGAACTACGGTGAATATTCAGGCGGTCCGACTACGGGTGAAACAAAATTCTATGCAGATACTCTTTTTGATCTTATGACTCGTCATAAAGATGCAAAAGGCCGTGATAAGATCCTGATCATCGGTGGAGCTATCGCAAACTTTACTGATGTCGCAAAAACATTTACCGGTATCATCCAGTCGTTTGAAGAATATGCAGAAAAATTAAAAGCGCATAATACTCGTATTTACGTACGCCGCGGCGGACCTAACTATGAAAAAGGTCTTAAAGACATTAAAGAAGCAGCAGACCGTTTAGGCCTGTACATAGAAGTTTACGGACCGGAAACTCACGTTACCGATATCGTTCGTATGGCTTTAGAGAAGTAAGGAGATATTATGGGTGCATTATTTACTAAAGATACACAAGCAATTTTTTGGAATAACAATAAAAGCGCGATTCAGCGTATGCTTGATTATGATTATACTATTTCTCGCGAGAAGCCGTCGGTCGCAGCTATCGTAGCTCCGACGTCAAACAATAAATTTGAGAAATTTTTCTATGGACCGGATGAAATAATGGTTCCGGTTTTCCGTTCTACAGGCGAAGCGGCACAAGCTTTTCCAAAAGCTGACGTACTTCTAAACTTTGCATCGTTTAGAACTGCTTATGACGTAACGATGGAAGCGATCGCTATCAAAGGGCAGTTTAAAACTGTTATGGTTACTGCAGAGGGTATCCCTGAGAGACTTGCAAGAAAGATGAACCAATCAGCTCGCGATGCAGGCGTTACGGTTATCGGGCCTGCTACTGTCGGTGGTATCGCTCCGGGTGCGTTTAAGATTGCAAACGTCGGAGGAACTATTGAAAATATTGTAAACTCTAAACTTCACCGTGCAGGTTCTTGTGGTCTTGTGACTCGCTCGGGTGGTTTGTTTAACGAACTTTCAAACATAATCGCTATCAATGCGGACGGTATTGCAGAGGGTGTTGCGATCGGCGGTGACAGATTTGTCGGTTCGGTCTTCATTGATAATCTTTTACGTATGGAAGGTAATCCTGAAGTAAAATATATGATCTTACTTGGCGAAGTAGGCGGTACTGAAGAGTACAAAGTTATTGAAGCTGTAAAATCAGGAAAGATCAAGAAGCCGATCATTGCATGGTGTATCGGTACGATTGCCAAACATTTCAGTTCTGGCGTTCAGTTCGGTCATGCGGGTGCTAGTGCGAATGCCGATGCTGAAACGGCAGCCGCTAAAAATAAAGCGATGGCTGAAGCCGGTATCTTTGTTCCTGAATCTTTCAACGATCTTCCGGCGAAAATCAACGAGGTATATACTAAATTGAAAGCAGACGGAGTAATCACAGATATTGTAGAACCTGAGTTAAAAGTAGTTCCGACGGTACGTCGTGCAAAAGAGTTTATCTGTACGATCAGTGATGATCGCGGTGACGAAGCGACTTATGCCGGATTCCCGATCTCTTCGGTCGCAACTCCTGAAACAGGATTCGGTATAGGTGATGTTATATCACTTCTATGGTTCAAAAAACGTTATCCGAAATGGGCTACGGAATATATTGAAACCGTTATCAAAACCGTTGCAGATCATGGTCCTGCGGTTTCGGGCGCTCATAATGCCAAAGTTACGGCTCGTGCGGGTAAAGATGTGATCTCTTCTCTTGTTACAGGTCTTTTAACGATCGGCCCGCGTTTCGGCGGAGCGATCGACGATGCTGCGCGTTACTTTAAATATGCGAACGACAACGGGATGAGTCCTGCCGAATTTATCAACTATATGAAAAAAGAGGGTAAAACAATTTCGGGTATCGGACACCGTATTAAATCGGTTCGTAATCCGGATCTACGTGTAAGCGGACTTAAAAAATTTGCTGCTGAAAACTTCCCGGCGACTCCGCTGCTTGACTTTGCACTCGAAGTTGAAAAGCTTACTACAAGTAAAAAAGATAACCTTATCTTGAACGTTGACGGTACTATCGGTATCTTAATGGTAGATATGTGGCGTGCACTTGGCTATGCGGAAGATGAGATCGACGGTTTCATCGATGCAGGTGCGTTAAATGCATTCTTCGTGGTCGGCCGTTCGATCGGCTTCATCGGTCATGTCCTTGATGAAAAACGTCTTGGAATGCCGATGTATCGCCATCCGATGGATGACATCCTTTACAGCGTTGAAAAAGCAGAAGAGCTTTAAGCTCTTCTGTCCTCTTCGGCTTATATCCAAGCCGTTTTCTTGCTCTTTTTTACTTTTTTATTTTTCTAATTTACTTTATATCACTTTTTCGTTACAATGGAAGCATAATAATTTTATGTAAAGAAAAAAAATGAAAAGATCAGCTTTTACAATGTTGGAACTTGTTTTTGTAATTGTTGTAATCGGGATTCTTGCTGCTATTTTTATCCCAAAATTTGCCCAAAACAAATTATCTGAAGCAGCGAATCAGGTGATCTCACATATACGATATACACAGCATCTGGCATTGATGGATGATAAATATGATGCTAATGATGCGCATTGGTATCAAAAAAGATGGCAGATATTCTTTGCCAAGACTGGTGGAAGCGGTAATAAATGGGCATATACGATATATAGCGATAGTAATAATTATGATGGAGTTCCAAATCCTACGGAGATAGCTTTAAATCCGTTAGATAAGACAAAAAGATTAACGGGTGGCTATAGCGTAGGTACCGTTGCTTACGGTGATAGTGATGCAAGCGATAAATTGAATTTAGGAAATGAATACGGCATTACAAATATCACTTTTTCAAGCAACTGCAGCGGAAGCGGCTTAAGAATATCGTTTGATCATTTGGGTCGACCGATGTATGACGGCCCTCATAAGCTGGATGCGCCTTACACAGATGGGGGAGCCTCAAAGCTAATTCAAAAAGATGCAGGCGGAAATCCTTGTATCATTACATTAACGAGATCGTCTGAATCAACACAAATAGCTATAGAGCCTGAAACGGGTTATGTCCATATCCAGTAGTTTTTCTAATTTAATAGATTTTTAAGAATATTTTCCCTATAATTCCCGTCCACAAAACAAGCGAAGCGCTTTTCGCGAAGCGGAAATGTTTCTGAAGAGAGCATAGCGAGCGAAAAAAATGGAATAGCTGATTTTCGAGTTGAGGATCAGGGAGATTTGTTTTGAGATCATTGAAAACTAAGCAAGTAGACGACGGGGACGGCTAACGAGAGTTAGGGTTGTCGGAAGTTTACTTAAAGATAACTATAACATAACCGTCTATTTAATACTATTTATTAAATGGATACTTTTTAAAAAATAAAGCCAATGATTTTTATCTTGGGCTTTGGTTCAAATAATTCAATTATGGAGAGTTTGATCCTGGCTCAGAGTGAACGCTGGCGGCGTGCTTAACACATGCAAGTCGAACGATGAATAAGAGCTTGCTCTTAGGATTAGTGGCGCACGGGTGAGTAATATATAGTTAATGTGCCCCAAAGACCGGGATAGCCACTGGAAACGGTGATTAATACTGGATACACCTTTTAAGCAGAAGCTTAAACGGGAAATGTTTTTTCGCTTTGGGATCAGACTATATCCTATCAGCTAGTTGGTGAGGTAAGGGCTCACCAAGGCAATGACGGGTAGCGGGTTTGAGAGGATGATCCGCCACACTGGTACTGAGACACGGACCAGACTCCTACGGGAGGCAGCAGTGAGGAATATTGCACAATGGGGGGAACCCTGATGCAGCAACGCCGCGTGGAGGATGACGCATTTCGGTGTGTAAACTCCTTTTATGAGTCAAGATAATGACGGTAGCTCATGAATAAGCACCGGCTAACTCCGTGCCAGCAGCCGCGGTAATACGGAGGGTGCAAGCGTTACTCGGAATCACTGGGCGTAAAGGACGCGTAGGCGGGTTGTCAAGTCAGGTGTGAAATCCTACAGCTTAACTGTAGAACTGCACTTGAAACTGGGAGCCTAGAGTATGGGAGGGGGAGATGGAATTAGTGGTGTAGGGGTAAAATCCGTAGATATCACTAGGAATACCGAAAGCGAAGGCGATCTCCTGGAACATAACTGACGCTAAGGCGTGAAAGCGTGGGGAGCAAACAGGATTAGATACCCTGGTAGTCCACGCCCTAAACGATGTTCACTAGTCGTCGGGATGCTTGTCATCTCGGTGATGCACCAAACGGATTAAGTGAACCGCCTGGGGAGTACGGTCGCAAGATTAAAACTCAAAGGAATAGACGGGGACCCGCACAAGTGGTGGAGCATGTGGTTTAATTCGAAGATACGCGAAGAACCTTACCTGGCCTTGACATTGATAGAATACTGTAGAGATACGGTAGTGCCTTTCGGGGAACTTGAAAACAGGTGCTGCACGGCTGTCGTCAGCTCGTGTCGTGAGATGTTGGGTTAAGTCCCGCAACGAGCGCAACCCTCGTCGTTAGTTGCTAACAGTTTGGCTGAGCACTCTAACGAGACTGCCTTCGTAAGGAGGAGGAAGGTGAGGACGACGTCAAGTCATCATGGCCCTTACGGCCAGGGCTACACACGTGCTACAATGGGGCGTACAGAGAGTTGCGATACCGCGAGGTGGAGCCAATCTCTTAAAGCGTCTCTCAGTTCGGATTGTTCTCTGCAACTCGAGAGCATGAAGCTGGAATCACTAGTAATCGTAGATCAGCATTGCTACGGTGAATACGTTCCCGGGTCTTGTACTCACCGCCCGTCACACCATGGGAGTTGATTTCACCCGAAATCGGGAAGCTAACCTTCGGGGGGCTACCGCTTACGGTGGAATTAGCGACTGGGGTGAAGTCGTAACAAGGTAACCGTAGGAGAACCTGCGGTTGGATCACCTCCTTTCTAGAGTAAAGAGATATCATTCGTTTGATATGCTCAATATAAAGAAAATCTCACACGAGAAAAAAATGTTAGTTGTTCAGTTGTCTGCTTGCTTAGTTTTCAGTGATCTATGTTATTTCACATATCGACCGATTATTCTCGGGCCTATAGCTCAGCTGGTTAGAGTGCACCCCTGATAAGGGTGAGGTCAGAGGTTCAAGTCCTCTTAGGCCCACCATTTTTGAGTTATAGTACTTGAAAAATGAAGAAGAGAATAAAGAAGTTTAACACCAGACCTACAGAGGTAGGTTTAGTGTTAGACTTTAAAAGTCTAAGAAGAGTTCATTAAATTAATATTGTCAAAGTCAACTAAAGTAAAGAATAAACAAGGTTTATTTTTGAAATAACAACTACAACAGATCGCTGTCTTATGTTAAGTAAGGCAGTGAGCGCAAATTAGAATAGTACGCCAAAGGAAGTAATTCCTTAGGCTGCGCTAACGCTAAGTTCTCTTCGACAGAGAGTCCAATCGCACTAGTGCGATGAGCTTACTGCTGAAGTAAACCCAGTGTTAACGTAGGTATTCGGACTTTGTTCGGATAACGTATCATATAAAAAAAAGATATTAAGGGCCATAGGTGGATGCCTTGGCTGGTAGAGGCGATGAAAGACGTACTAGGCTGCGAAAAGCCTCGGGGAGCTGCCAAGAAGCTTTGATCCGGGGATTTCTGAATGGGGCAACCCGGCATGGCGCGAGTCATGTCACCCTACGGGGGGCGAACGAAGGGAAGTGAAACATCTCAGTACCTTCAGGAAGAGAAATCAAACGAGATTCCCAAAGTAGCGGCGAGCGAAATGGGATTAGGACAAACCTGGTGCTTGCACTAGGGGTTGCGGACTGCATACGGTATTTGAGTCGATAGATGAGCCATTTGGAAAGATGGGCCATAGAGGGTGATAGCCCCATAATCGAAATCGACGATAAGCCAGCAGGATCCAGAGTAGGTCGGGACACGTGTTATCTTGACTGAAGCCGGGGGACCACCCTCCAATCCTAAATACTACTACCAGACCGATAGTGAACCAGTACCGTGAGGGAAAGGTGAAAAGAACTGCGGTGAGCAGAGTGAAATAGAACCTGAAACCTATGGCTTACAATCATTCGGAGCACTATTATATAAGTGTGACGGACTGCCTTTTGCATAATGAGCCTGCGAGTTGTGGTATCTGGCGAGGTTAAGCGAACGCGAAGCCGTAGCGAAAGCGAGTCTTAATAGGGCGACATAGTCAGATGCTGCAGACCCGAAACTGAGTGATCTATCCATGAGCAGGTTGAAGCTGGTGTAAGAGCCAGTGGAGGACCGAACCCATTGACGTTGAAAAGTCTCGGGATGACTTGTGGATAGGGGTGAAAGGCCAATCAAACTCAGTGATAGCTGGTTCTCTCCGAAATATATTTAGGTATAGCCTCGAGCATTAGCATACAGGGGTAGAGCACTGACAGGGCTAGGGCTGCCTACCGCGGTACCAAACCCTATCAAACTCCGAATACTGTATGTGCAACCTCGGGAGTCAGGCGGTGGGTGATAAAATCAATCGTCAAGAGGGGAACAACCCAGACTAGCAGCTAAGGTCCCAAAGTTACATCTGAGTGGAAAAGGATGTGGAGTTGCTGTGACAACCAGGAGGTTGGCTTAGAAGCAGCCATCCTTTAAAGAAAGCGTAACAGCTCACTGGTCTAGCGATTCTGCGCCGAAAATATAACGGGGCTAAGATGTACACCGAAGCTCTAGATTCATAGTTTACTATGAGTGGTAGGAGAGCGTTCCAAACAGCGTAGAAGCCATACCGGCAAGGAGTGGTGGAGCGTTTGGAAGTGAGCATGCAGGCATGAGTAGCGATAAAAGGGATGAGAATTCCCTTCGCCGTAAACCCAAGGTTTCCTACGCGATGCTCGTCATCGTAGGTTAGTCGGGACCTAAGTCGAGTCCGAAAGGGGTAGACGATGGCAAATCGGTTAATATTCCGATACCGACGGTTGTTCATTTGAGTGATGGGGGGACGCATAGAGTTAAACGAGGTCACTGATGGAATAGTGGCTCGAAGGGTGTAGGATGATAAGCAGGCAAATCCGCTTATCGCGAATCCGAGACCTGACAGGCAATCCAATCTCTTCGGAGAGCGGGTTGAATCGTTGATACTGTCGTGCCGAGAAAAGCCTCTAAGCGAGAACAGCCGTTGCCCGTACCGTAAACCGACACAGGTGGGTGAGATGAGTATTCTAAGGCGCGTGGAAGAACCCTGGTTAAGGAACTCTGCAAACTAGCACCGTATCTTCGGTATAAGGTGTGCCTTAATCGTTAGGAGATTTACTCTCCAAAGCGATCAAAGGCCGCAGCAAAGTGTCCCTCCCGACTGTTTACCAAAAACACAGCACTCTGCTAACTCGTAAGAGGATGTATAGGGTGTGACGCCTGCCCGGTGCTTGAATGTTAAAAGGATTTGTTAGCTCTGCGAAGCATTGAATTGAAGCACAAGTAAACGGCGGCCGTAACTATAACGGTCCTAAGGTAGCGAAATTCCTTGTCGGTTAAATACCGACCTGCATGAATGGCGTAACGAGATGGGAGCTGTCTCAACCAGGGATCCAGTGAAATTGTAGTGGAGGTGAAAATTCCTCCTACCCGCGGAAAGACGGAAAGACCCCGTGCACCTTTACTATAGCTTGACATTGCTATTGGGATATCCATGTGCAGGATAGGTGGGAGCCGTTGATGTAGAAACGCCAGTTTTTACGGAGGCATCCTTGAGATACCACCCTTGGATATTCTGATAGCTAACTTGGTACGATTATCTCGTGCGAGGACAATGTCTGGTGGGTAGTTTGACTGGGGCGGTCGCCTCCTAAAAAGTAACGGAGGCTTACAAAGTTCGGCTCAGAAGGGTTGGAAATCCTTCGTAGAGTATAATGGCATAAGCCGGACTGACTGTGAGACAAACACGTCGAGCAGAGTCGAAAGACGGTCATAGTGATCCGGTGGTTCTGAGTGGAAGGGCCATCGCTCAAAGGATAAAAGGTACGCCGGGGATAACAGGCTGATCTCCCCCAAGAGCTCACATCGGGGAGGTTTGGCACCTCGATGTCGGCTCATCGCATCCTGGGGCTGGAGCAGGTCCCAAGGGTATGGCTGTTCGCCATTTAAAGCGGTACGCGAGCTGGGTTCAGAACGTCGTGAGACAGTTCGGTCCCTATCTTCCGTGGGCGTAGGAAAGTTGAGGAGAGCTGACCCTAGTACGAGAGGACCGGGTTGGACGTGCCACTGGTGCACCAGTTGTTCTGCCAAGAGCATCGCTGGGTAGCTACGCACGGATGTGATAACCGCTGAAAGCATCTAAGCGGGAAGCCAACTCCAAGATGAACTTTCCCTGAAGTACGCTTGAAGACTACAAGCTTGATAGGCTGGATGTGTACGCAGAGTAATCTGTTTAGCTGACCAGTACTAATAGTACGTTCGTCTTTTTTTTAGCTCACTGCCTTACTTAGTATAAGCAAAGCGGTCTGTTGTTGTAAATGTTGACTTTGATAATAAACTCCTCAAGTCCAAGCAGTTGGATATAAGCGCATCCCGGTGCTTTTATATCCGATTGTCTAGGTGGCTACAGAGAGAGGGAAACGCCTGGCCCCATTCCGAACCCAGAAGCTAAGCCTCCCATCGCTGATAATACTGCACCTTTCAGGTGTGGAAACGTAGGTCGCCGCCTAGTTATCGGATTTATCCTTCCTTTCAAATCTTTACAATCAACTCTCTCTTTTTATAACGCTTATTTTACCTCTTTTATGTAGAGTGATTCTGCCTTTTGAAATCCGTTTTTAATAATTGATAGATTTAATTCACTATCGCTTTCATTAAAAGAAAACAATATATTTTTGCATAGGTTCATTTTTGCAAAATCTATAAGATAAGATAACATCTCCATAGTATATTGAAGATTTTTTTTATCTTTTATGCTTATAAGCTCGTATATATGTAAATGTTTTTTATATTTTAGATTTGTTTCTATTTTTATGCCGGCGTACGTCGTGGCTCTATTATCATCAATGAGAGTTATAATCTTATAATTCTCTTTTTTCATCTCATAGACTAAATCTTCGAACTCTTTATAACTTATCTCTTCTTTTTCATGTTGTAATATTTCATATGCCGTATATAGCTCGGTCAATATTATTTCTCTTATTTGCATCTTTTTATCTTTTCATAGCCTAGGATTGTACCCGAGTACAATATCTTAATTTGCTTTATTATTTTATTATAGCGTTGATTAATTGTATATGAGGAGTCTGAGATGGCGGCAGTTATTGGAAAAGTAGAAAGTATAGACGGTAAGTTTTATGCAAAAAGTGCAGACGGTTCTTTGAGGGTTCTGACAAAAGGCGATCAAATCTTGGAAGGTGAGATTGTTATCGGTGATAAATCGAATTCTTCCACCGACAGTATAATCGTCACGGGAACAGACGGAACGGATATCGTACTGCTTGGTGATAATGCACAGCTTTTTGATGCATCTTTGTCGTCCGAGCCGTTTTCTCAAGATGAAGTAGCTAGCAATCATGATTCAATAACGAATATTATTACCAAATATGGTGCTGATGTTAATATCGACGATATTCAAACGGCTGCCGGAACAGATGGTGTATCGATGGTCGAATCTACAGACAGTGTAAAAGCGGATTTCCATGAGATAGGACTAAAAGCGGATTTTCATAAGATAGATATAAATAATGTTTTCTTAAATATAAACGCTTCATTAAGAGATCCTCATATAGCACAATCTTCTTTTGATGTAAACGACAAAAGCAATCTCGATTCAAACATAAATACAATAGCATTACAAAATAATCTATTTAATAAAGATGTGAGTTTAAGCGGACTTACTTCAAGTTTAGAAAATTCATCCAATTCAAATAGTACCACGGATACTATTACCAATATAGATACGCCTACTATTATCGGTACGACAGA is a genomic window containing:
- a CDS encoding nucleoside-diphosphate sugar epimerase/dehydratase; protein product: MLMIDKRILNFLVIIALTFATFSWTFFIFHIPFDMNVVLFVLIVRILASALIFKDYSLSWSKATQKTFLIKSIVYIAAFLIYLPVLYGEARFAFLASELFLYLFSINFAMYMYYYLVNKSLVSKSKTIVIYGAGRAGIKLEEEFRNSEYKVRYFIDDDKILQKRSIDGVRILSKEELQEKITQDNRVDLLVIAMPSASVQRVKEIYDDLSPYFKTIKILPSLDEILRDKDFAKQLKDISVEDLLARHPKDLDKAVIEDFIKEKTVLITGAGGSIGSEISRQCAYFGARELILLDHSEFNLYSIAEELSEFKPILVMQSVVNKDLLDKTFEKHRPDIIIHAAAYKHVPLVEDNISEAIINNVVGTKNAIDCAIKHKVKKFVLISTDKAVRPTNVMGTTKRICELYAQNANATSSDNRDQNSTEIVAVRFGNVLGSSGSVIPKFKAQIENGGPVTVTHPDITRYFMLIPEACELVLQAGAIGSGGEIFILDMGDPVKITDLAKRMITLSGNNDIKIEFSGLRAGEKLYEELLIDDSDAKTQYESITVAGKTHYDIEKLNQDIHELLDTQDKLKKLKEIVPEFNHKS
- a CDS encoding ATP citrate lyase citrate-binding domain-containing protein, with protein sequence MAQRAIREYDGKAIFSKHWEKYFSGFHYGFKSVLVTSGAELKAKAEEHGFEWLKQEPLVAKPDMLFGKRGKNDLVLFKTNKPGDVTLADAAAWIDEKMSHTTTLLSGQHGQLTHFIVEPFTPHSQEQEYYISATTVGEDDVLYMSAEGGMEVEEGWDEKVNEVHIPINMSDGDIEHAVKANIPSDIPEANKATFASFAIQFFKFYRDLNFAYLEINPIVMLDNNEMAILDLVARLDDTAGFMMRDSWGAIEFPTAFGMEDQSPEEKAIAEADAKSGASLKLTILNPMGRIWTMVAGGGASVVYADTIADLSGNVSDLANYGEYSGGPTTGETKFYADTLFDLMTRHKDAKGRDKILIIGGAIANFTDVAKTFTGIIQSFEEYAEKLKAHNTRIYVRRGGPNYEKGLKDIKEAADRLGLYIEVYGPETHVTDIVRMALEK
- a CDS encoding helix-hairpin-helix domain-containing protein; the encoded protein is MKVFVIVAILAGLLFGAVDINTAGKDELMSLKGIGIKKADAILKYRKTHCFKSIEDLTIVKGIGPKFIEKNKKALSASVCKN
- a CDS encoding aminodeoxychorismate/anthranilate synthase component II — its product is MILMIDNYDSFTYNIVQYCLELGADLKVIRNDELTLEEIKALKPEKIIVSPGPATPDDAGITLEVIDYFKDKLPILGICLGHQSIAQVYGANVVRAKNMMHGKTSIMQQSAECDIFKKIPEQFRATRYHSLIVEKDSLPNVIEPTAYSMDDDEIMALRIKDKPIFGVQFHPESIMSEFGYEIIGNFLKL
- a CDS encoding citrate/2-methylcitrate synthase — its product is MGALFTKDTQAIFWNNNKSAIQRMLDYDYTISREKPSVAAIVAPTSNNKFEKFFYGPDEIMVPVFRSTGEAAQAFPKADVLLNFASFRTAYDVTMEAIAIKGQFKTVMVTAEGIPERLARKMNQSARDAGVTVIGPATVGGIAPGAFKIANVGGTIENIVNSKLHRAGSCGLVTRSGGLFNELSNIIAINADGIAEGVAIGGDRFVGSVFIDNLLRMEGNPEVKYMILLGEVGGTEEYKVIEAVKSGKIKKPIIAWCIGTIAKHFSSGVQFGHAGASANADAETAAAKNKAMAEAGIFVPESFNDLPAKINEVYTKLKADGVITDIVEPELKVVPTVRRAKEFICTISDDRGDEATYAGFPISSVATPETGFGIGDVISLLWFKKRYPKWATEYIETVIKTVADHGPAVSGAHNAKVTARAGKDVISSLVTGLLTIGPRFGGAIDDAARYFKYANDNGMSPAEFINYMKKEGKTISGIGHRIKSVRNPDLRVSGLKKFAAENFPATPLLDFALEVEKLTTSKKDNLILNVDGTIGILMVDMWRALGYAEDEIDGFIDAGALNAFFVVGRSIGFIGHVLDEKRLGMPMYRHPMDDILYSVEKAEEL